In Micromonospora sp. WMMD980, the following are encoded in one genomic region:
- a CDS encoding LD-carboxypeptidase, which produces MRVVAPASPPIREDVARGVQLLTSWGLQVEVGAHVFDRWGYMAGRDEDRAADLNDAFHDPGVRAIVTARGGKGAYRIVDDLDFVAARQDPKPLVGFSDISHLHLALWTRAGLASLHGPFANSPARRRSTGCTPSFSGSFSASRTPPTIPRWVNGWQHQSAIPLWQTQRHARVERRPRHATPAQSA; this is translated from the coding sequence GTGCGCGTCGTCGCTCCGGCCAGCCCTCCGATCCGCGAGGACGTGGCCCGCGGCGTGCAACTGTTGACGTCGTGGGGTCTCCAGGTCGAGGTCGGAGCCCACGTGTTCGACCGGTGGGGCTACATGGCCGGACGCGACGAGGACCGCGCCGCCGACCTGAATGATGCCTTCCACGATCCGGGAGTCCGCGCGATCGTCACCGCCCGCGGCGGCAAGGGCGCCTACCGCATTGTTGATGACCTGGACTTCGTGGCAGCTCGGCAAGACCCCAAGCCGCTGGTCGGCTTCAGCGATATCAGCCATCTCCACCTCGCCCTCTGGACGCGAGCCGGGTTGGCCAGCTTGCACGGACCGTTCGCGAACTCACCCGCTCGAAGGCGCTCGACGGGTTGCACGCCGTCGTTCTCGGGCAGTTTCTCGGCTTCGAGGACACCGCCGACGATCCCTCGCTGGGTGAATGGCTGGCAGCATCAAAGCGCAATTCCGCTCTGGCAAACTCAGCGGCATGCTCGAGTCGAACGCCGCCCACGACATGCGACGCCGGCTCAATCCGCCTGA